A section of the Saccopteryx leptura isolate mSacLep1 chromosome 4, mSacLep1_pri_phased_curated, whole genome shotgun sequence genome encodes:
- the MAPK8IP3 gene encoding C-Jun-amino-terminal kinase-interacting protein 3 isoform X7: MMEIQMDEGGGVVVYQDDYCSGSVMSERVSGLAGSIYREFERLIHCYDEEVVKELMPLVVNVLENLDSVLSENQEHEVELELLREDNEQLLTQYEREKALRKQAEEKFIEFEDALEQEKKELQIQVEHYEFQTRQLELKAKNYADQISRLEERESEMKKEYNALHQRHTEMIQTYVEHIERSKMQQVGGNSQTESSLPGRSPRQSWRKSRKERPTSLNVFPLTDGMCPHDEMSESGQSSAAATPSTTGTKSNTPTSSVPSAAVTPLNESLQPLGDYGAGTKNSKRAREKRNSRNMEVQVTQEMRNVSIGMGSSDEWSDVQDIIDSTPELDIGRDPRLDRTGNSPTQGIINKAFGINTDSLYHELSTAGSEVIGDVDEGADLLGEFSVRDDFFGMGKEVGNLLLENSQLLETKNALNVVKNDLIAKVDQLSGEQEVLKGDLEAARQAKLRLENRIKDLEEELRRVKSEAITARREPKEEGEDVSSYLCTELDKIPMAQRRRFTRVEMARVLMERNQYKERLMELQEAVRWTEMIRASREHPSVQEKKKSTIWQFFSRLFSSSSSPPPAKRSYPSVNIHYKSPTTAGFSQRRSHALCQISAGSRPLEFFPDDDCTSSARREQKREQYRQVREHVRNDDGRLQACGWSLPAKYKQLSPNGGQEDTRMKNVPVPVYCRPLVEKDPTMKLWCAAGVNLTGWKPREDHTGNGVKLEPGLDPLTCNREVEGEAKSDHTSPEKKKTKELPETDATSSRVWILTSTLTTSKVVIIDANQPGTVVDQFTVCNAHVLCISSIPAASDSDYPPGEIFLDSDVNPEDSGTDGVLAGITLVGCATRCNVPRSNCSSRGDTPVLDKGQGEVATVTNGKVNPSQSTEEATEATEVPDSGPSEAETAAVRPGPLTEHVFTDPAPVPAPSAQPGSEHGPEANLSGVQPEPEPSGDPRGASSSASPTMWLGAQNGWLYVHSAVSNWKKCLHSIKLKDSVLSLVHVKGRVLVALADGTLAIFHRGEDGQWDLSNYHLMDLGHPHHSIRCMAVVYDRVWCGYKNKVHVIQPKTMQIEKSFDAHPRRESQVRQLAWIGDGVWVSIRLDSTLRLYHAHTHQHLQDVDIEPYVSKMLGTGKLGFSFVRITALLIAGNRLWVGTGNGVVISIPLTETVVLHRGQLLGLRANKTSPTSGEGARPGGVIHVYGDDSTDKSASSFIPYCSMAQAQLCFHGHRDAVKFFVSVPGNVLATLNGSVLDSPSESPGPAAPTADAEGQKLKNVLVLSGGEGYIDFRIGDGEDDETEESAADVSQVKPMLSKAERSHIIVWQVSYSPE, from the exons AAATTCATCGAGTTTGAAGATGCCTTGgaacaagagaaaaaagagcTACAAATCCAGGTGGAACACTATGAGTTTCAGACCCGCCAGCTGGAACTGAAGGCCAAAAACTATGCAGATCAGA TTTCCCGGTTGGAGGAGCGGGAGTCAGAGATGAAGAAGGAGTACAACGCTTTGCACCAGCGACACACGGAG ATGATACAGACCTACGTGGAGCACATCGAGAGGTCCAAGATGCAGCAAGTTGGGGGGAACAGCCAGACCGAGAGCAGCCTGCCCGGGCGGAG TCCTCGTCAGTCATGGAGGAAAAG CAGGAAGGAGCGCCCCACCTCTCTGAATGTCTTCCCCCTGACCGACGGCATG TGTCCACATGATGAGATGTCTGAGTCGGGCCAGTCCTCGGCGGCTGCCACGCCCAGCACCACAGGCACCAAGTCCAACACGCCCACCTCCTCAGTGCCCTCGGCCGCAGTCACGCCCCTCAATGAGAGCCTACAGCCCCTGGGAGACTACGGTGCCGGCACCAAGAACAGTAAGCGGGCTCGGGAAAAACGCAACAGCCGCAACATGGAGGTCCAGGTCACTCAGGAGATGCGAAACGTCAGCATAG GTATGGGCAGCAGTGACGAGTGGTCTGATGTTCAAGACATTATTGACTCCACCCCAGAGCTGGACATAGGTCGGGACCCCCGCCTAGACCGCACTGGCAACAG CCCGACGCAGGGGATCATCAACAAGGCTTTTGGCATCAACACTGACTCCCTGTACCACGAGTTGTCGACTGCAGGGTCAGAGGTCATCGGGGACGTGGATGAAGGGGCCGACCTGCTAG GGGAGTTCTCAG TGCGCGATGATTTTTTTG GAATGGGCAAGGAAGTAGGGAATCTGCTGCTGGAGAACTCCCAGCTTCTAGAAACCAA AAATGCTCTGAACGTAGTGAAGAATGACCTCATCGCTAAAGTGGACCAGCTGTCGGGGGAGCAGGAGGTACTGAAGGGGGATTTGGAAGCCGCCAGGCAAGCCAAACTAAGGCTGGAGAACCGCATCAAGGACCTGGAGGAGGAGCTGCGGAG GGTGAAGTCCGAGGCGATCACTGCCCGCCGTGAACccaaagaagagggggaggatgTAAGCAGCTATCTCTGTACAGAATTG GACAAGATCCCCATGGCGCAGCGCCGCCGCTTCACGCGGGTGGAGATGGCCCGTGTGCTCATGGAGCGCAACCAGTACAAAGAGCGGCTCATGGAGCTTCAGGAGGCCGTGCGGTGGACTGAGATGATCAG AGCATCCCGAGAGCACCCGTCTGTCCAGGAGAAGAAGAAGTCTACCATCTGGCAGTT CTTCAGCCGCCTcttcagctcctcctccagcccccCTCCGGCCAAGCGGTCCTACCCTTCCGTGAACATCCATTACAAGTCGCCCACCACAGCTGGCTTCAGTCAGCGCCGAAGCCATGCCCTGTGCCAGATCTCGGCGGGCAGCCGGCCCCTGGAGTTCTTCCCAGACGA CGACTGCACCTCCTCTGCCAGGCGGGAGCAGAAGCGTGAGCAATACCGCCAGGTGCGCGAGCACGTGCGCAACGACGACGGGCGGCTGCAGGCCTGCGGCTGGAGCCTGCCGGCCAAGTACAAGCAG CTGAGTCCTAACGGAGGCCAGGAAGACACGCGAATGAAGAACGTCCCCGTTCCGGTGTACTGCCGCCCTCTGGTGGAGAAGGATCCGACCATGAAG CTGTGGTGTGCTGCGGGTGTCAACCTGACTGGGTGGAAACCGAGGGAGGACCACACTGGAAATGGAGTCAAGCTGGAGCCAGGCTTGGACCCTCTGACCTGCAACCGGGAAGTGGAAGGAGAGGCCAAGAGCGACCACACATCCCCCGAGAAGAAGAAG ACAAAGGAGCTCCCTGAGACAGATGCCACCTCCAGCCGGGTATGGATCCTCACCAGCACCCTGACCACCAGCAAAGTGGTGATCATTgatgccaaccagccaggcacTGTCGTGGACCAGTTCACTGTCTGCAATGCCCATGTCCTGTGCATCTCCAGCATCCCCG CGGCCAGCGACAGTGACTACCCTCCAGGGGAGATCTTCCTCGACAGCGATGTGAACCCTGAAGATTCTGGTACAGATGGTGTGCTGGCTGGCATCACCCTGGTGGGCTGCGCCACCCGCTGCAACGTGCCACGGAGCAACTGCTCCTCCCGAGGGGACACCCCAGTGCTGGACAAGGGCCAGG GGGAGGTGGCTACTGTCACCAATGGAAAGGTCAACCCGTCTCAATCCACGGAGGAGGCCACGGAGGCCACAGAGGTCCCTGACTCTGGGCCCAGTGAGGCAGAGACGGCTGCAGTGAGACCCGGGCCCCTCACGGAACATGTCTTCACTGACCCGGCCCCTGTCCCAGCCCCCAGTGCCCAGCCTGGCAG TGAACATGGGCCCGAGGCCAACCTGAGTGGTGTGCAGCCTGAGCCGGAGCCCAGTGGGGACCCCAGGGGCGCCAGCAGCAGTGCCTCGCCCACCATGTGGCTGGGAGCTCAGAATGGCTG GCTGTACGTGCACTCAGCCGTGTCCAACTGGAAGAAGTGTCTACACTCCATCAAGCTGAAGGACTCAGTGCTGAGCCTGGT GCACGTGAAAGGACGAGTACTAGTGGCTCTGGCAGACGGGACTCTCGCCATCTTCCACCGAGGAGAAG ATGGCCAGTGGGATCTGAGCAACTATCACCTGATGGACCTGGGCCACCCCCACCACTCCATTCGATGTATGGCTGTTGTGTATGACCGGGTCTGGTGCGGCTACAAGAACAAGGTGCACGTCATCCAGCCCAAGACAATGCAGATAGAG AAGTCATTTGATGCCCACCCACGGCGGGAGAGCCAGGTGCGGCAGCTGGCATGGATTGGCGATGGGGTGTGGGTATCCATCCGCTTGGACTCCACATTGCGGCTGTACCATGCACACACCCATCAGCACCTGCAGGACGTGGACATTGAGCCCTATGTCAGCAAGATGCTAG gCACGGGCAAGCTGGGCTTCTCTTTCGTGCGCATCACGGCCCTGCTTATTGCGGGCAACCGTCTCTGGGTGGGCACCGGCAATGGAGTCGTCATCTCCATCCCACTGACTGAGA ctGTGGTCCTGCACCGAGGCCAGCTCTTGGGGCTCCGAG CCAACAAGACATCGCCCACATCTGGGGAGGGGGCCCGCCCAGGGGGCGTCATCCATGTGTACGGCGACGACAGCACTGACAAATCGGCCAGCAGCTTCATCCCCTACTGCTCCATGGCCCAGGCCCAGCTCTGCTTCCATGGGCACCGGGATGCCGTCAAGTTCTTTGTCTCGGTGCCAG GGAATGTGCTGGCCACTCTCAACGGCAGCGTGCTGGACAGCCCGTCCGAGAGCCCTGGGCCCGCTGCCCCCACTGCAGATGCCGAGGGCCAGAAGCTGAAGAACGTGCTGGTGCTGAGCGGTGGGGAGGGCTACATTGACTTCCGCATCG GTGATGGAGAAGACGATGAGACGGAGGAGAGTGCGGCGGATGTGAGCCAGGTGAAGCCCATGCTGTCCAAGGCCGAACGCAGCCACATCATCGTGTGGCAGGTGTCCTACTCCCCTGAGTGA
- the MAPK8IP3 gene encoding C-Jun-amino-terminal kinase-interacting protein 3 isoform X1, producing the protein MMEIQMDEGGGVVVYQDDYCSGSVMSERVSGLAGSIYREFERLIHCYDEEVVKELMPLVVNVLENLDSVLSENQEHEVELELLREDNEQLLTQYEREKALRKQAEEKFIEFEDALEQEKKELQIQVEHYEFQTRQLELKAKNYADQISRLEERESEMKKEYNALHQRHTEMIQTYVEHIERSKMQQVGGNSQTESSLPGRSPRQSWRKSRKERPTSLNVFPLTDGMVRAQMGGKLVPSGDHWHLSDLGQLQFSSTYQCPHDEMSESGQSSAAATPSTTGTKSNTPTSSVPSAAVTPLNESLQPLGDYGAGTKNSKRAREKRNSRNMEVQVTQEMRNVSIGMGSSDEWSDVQDIIDSTPELDIGRDPRLDRTGNSPTQGIINKAFGINTDSLYHELSTAGSEVIGDVDEGADLLGEFSVRDDFFGMGKEVGNLLLENSQLLETKNALNVVKNDLIAKVDQLSGEQEVLKGDLEAARQAKLRLENRIKDLEEELRRVKSEAITARREPKEEGEDVSSYLCTELDKIPMAQRRRFTRVEMARVLMERNQYKERLMELQEAVRWTEMIRASREHPSVQEKKKSTIWQFFSRLFSSSSSPPPAKRSYPSVNIHYKSPTTAGFSQRRSHALCQISAGSRPLEFFPDDDCTSSARREQKREQYRQVREHVRNDDGRLQACGWSLPAKYKQLSPNGGQEDTRMKNVPVPVYCRPLVEKDPTMKLWCAAGVNLTGWKPREDHTGNGVKLEPGLDPLTCNREVEGEAKSDHTSPEKKKTKELPETDATSSRVWILTSTLTTSKVVIIDANQPGTVVDQFTVCNAHVLCISSIPAASDSDYPPGEIFLDSDVNPEDSGTDGVLAGITLVGCATRCNVPRSNCSSRGDTPVLDKGQGEVATVTNGKVNPSQSTEEATEATEVPDSGPSEAETAAVRPGPLTEHVFTDPAPVPAPSAQPGSEHGPEANLSGVQPEPEPSGDPRGASSSASPTMWLGAQNGWLYVHSAVSNWKKCLHSIKLKDSVLSLVHVKGRVLVALADGTLAIFHRGEDGQWDLSNYHLMDLGHPHHSIRCMAVVYDRVWCGYKNKVHVIQPKTMQIEKSFDAHPRRESQVRQLAWIGDGVWVSIRLDSTLRLYHAHTHQHLQDVDIEPYVSKMLGTGKLGFSFVRITALLIAGNRLWVGTGNGVVISIPLTETVVLHRGQLLGLRANKTSPTSGEGARPGGVIHVYGDDSTDKSASSFIPYCSMAQAQLCFHGHRDAVKFFVSVPGNVLATLNGSVLDSPSESPGPAAPTADAEGQKLKNVLVLSGGEGYIDFRIGDGEDDETEESAADVSQVKPMLSKAERSHIIVWQVSYSPE; encoded by the exons AAATTCATCGAGTTTGAAGATGCCTTGgaacaagagaaaaaagagcTACAAATCCAGGTGGAACACTATGAGTTTCAGACCCGCCAGCTGGAACTGAAGGCCAAAAACTATGCAGATCAGA TTTCCCGGTTGGAGGAGCGGGAGTCAGAGATGAAGAAGGAGTACAACGCTTTGCACCAGCGACACACGGAG ATGATACAGACCTACGTGGAGCACATCGAGAGGTCCAAGATGCAGCAAGTTGGGGGGAACAGCCAGACCGAGAGCAGCCTGCCCGGGCGGAG TCCTCGTCAGTCATGGAGGAAAAG CAGGAAGGAGCGCCCCACCTCTCTGAATGTCTTCCCCCTGACCGACGGCATGGTACGTGCACAGATGGGGGGCAAGCTCGTGCCTTCGGGGGACCACTGGCACCTGAGCGACCTCGGCCAGCTGCAGTTCAGCTCCACCTACCAG TGTCCACATGATGAGATGTCTGAGTCGGGCCAGTCCTCGGCGGCTGCCACGCCCAGCACCACAGGCACCAAGTCCAACACGCCCACCTCCTCAGTGCCCTCGGCCGCAGTCACGCCCCTCAATGAGAGCCTACAGCCCCTGGGAGACTACGGTGCCGGCACCAAGAACAGTAAGCGGGCTCGGGAAAAACGCAACAGCCGCAACATGGAGGTCCAGGTCACTCAGGAGATGCGAAACGTCAGCATAG GTATGGGCAGCAGTGACGAGTGGTCTGATGTTCAAGACATTATTGACTCCACCCCAGAGCTGGACATAGGTCGGGACCCCCGCCTAGACCGCACTGGCAACAG CCCGACGCAGGGGATCATCAACAAGGCTTTTGGCATCAACACTGACTCCCTGTACCACGAGTTGTCGACTGCAGGGTCAGAGGTCATCGGGGACGTGGATGAAGGGGCCGACCTGCTAG GGGAGTTCTCAG TGCGCGATGATTTTTTTG GAATGGGCAAGGAAGTAGGGAATCTGCTGCTGGAGAACTCCCAGCTTCTAGAAACCAA AAATGCTCTGAACGTAGTGAAGAATGACCTCATCGCTAAAGTGGACCAGCTGTCGGGGGAGCAGGAGGTACTGAAGGGGGATTTGGAAGCCGCCAGGCAAGCCAAACTAAGGCTGGAGAACCGCATCAAGGACCTGGAGGAGGAGCTGCGGAG GGTGAAGTCCGAGGCGATCACTGCCCGCCGTGAACccaaagaagagggggaggatgTAAGCAGCTATCTCTGTACAGAATTG GACAAGATCCCCATGGCGCAGCGCCGCCGCTTCACGCGGGTGGAGATGGCCCGTGTGCTCATGGAGCGCAACCAGTACAAAGAGCGGCTCATGGAGCTTCAGGAGGCCGTGCGGTGGACTGAGATGATCAG AGCATCCCGAGAGCACCCGTCTGTCCAGGAGAAGAAGAAGTCTACCATCTGGCAGTT CTTCAGCCGCCTcttcagctcctcctccagcccccCTCCGGCCAAGCGGTCCTACCCTTCCGTGAACATCCATTACAAGTCGCCCACCACAGCTGGCTTCAGTCAGCGCCGAAGCCATGCCCTGTGCCAGATCTCGGCGGGCAGCCGGCCCCTGGAGTTCTTCCCAGACGA CGACTGCACCTCCTCTGCCAGGCGGGAGCAGAAGCGTGAGCAATACCGCCAGGTGCGCGAGCACGTGCGCAACGACGACGGGCGGCTGCAGGCCTGCGGCTGGAGCCTGCCGGCCAAGTACAAGCAG CTGAGTCCTAACGGAGGCCAGGAAGACACGCGAATGAAGAACGTCCCCGTTCCGGTGTACTGCCGCCCTCTGGTGGAGAAGGATCCGACCATGAAG CTGTGGTGTGCTGCGGGTGTCAACCTGACTGGGTGGAAACCGAGGGAGGACCACACTGGAAATGGAGTCAAGCTGGAGCCAGGCTTGGACCCTCTGACCTGCAACCGGGAAGTGGAAGGAGAGGCCAAGAGCGACCACACATCCCCCGAGAAGAAGAAG ACAAAGGAGCTCCCTGAGACAGATGCCACCTCCAGCCGGGTATGGATCCTCACCAGCACCCTGACCACCAGCAAAGTGGTGATCATTgatgccaaccagccaggcacTGTCGTGGACCAGTTCACTGTCTGCAATGCCCATGTCCTGTGCATCTCCAGCATCCCCG CGGCCAGCGACAGTGACTACCCTCCAGGGGAGATCTTCCTCGACAGCGATGTGAACCCTGAAGATTCTGGTACAGATGGTGTGCTGGCTGGCATCACCCTGGTGGGCTGCGCCACCCGCTGCAACGTGCCACGGAGCAACTGCTCCTCCCGAGGGGACACCCCAGTGCTGGACAAGGGCCAGG GGGAGGTGGCTACTGTCACCAATGGAAAGGTCAACCCGTCTCAATCCACGGAGGAGGCCACGGAGGCCACAGAGGTCCCTGACTCTGGGCCCAGTGAGGCAGAGACGGCTGCAGTGAGACCCGGGCCCCTCACGGAACATGTCTTCACTGACCCGGCCCCTGTCCCAGCCCCCAGTGCCCAGCCTGGCAG TGAACATGGGCCCGAGGCCAACCTGAGTGGTGTGCAGCCTGAGCCGGAGCCCAGTGGGGACCCCAGGGGCGCCAGCAGCAGTGCCTCGCCCACCATGTGGCTGGGAGCTCAGAATGGCTG GCTGTACGTGCACTCAGCCGTGTCCAACTGGAAGAAGTGTCTACACTCCATCAAGCTGAAGGACTCAGTGCTGAGCCTGGT GCACGTGAAAGGACGAGTACTAGTGGCTCTGGCAGACGGGACTCTCGCCATCTTCCACCGAGGAGAAG ATGGCCAGTGGGATCTGAGCAACTATCACCTGATGGACCTGGGCCACCCCCACCACTCCATTCGATGTATGGCTGTTGTGTATGACCGGGTCTGGTGCGGCTACAAGAACAAGGTGCACGTCATCCAGCCCAAGACAATGCAGATAGAG AAGTCATTTGATGCCCACCCACGGCGGGAGAGCCAGGTGCGGCAGCTGGCATGGATTGGCGATGGGGTGTGGGTATCCATCCGCTTGGACTCCACATTGCGGCTGTACCATGCACACACCCATCAGCACCTGCAGGACGTGGACATTGAGCCCTATGTCAGCAAGATGCTAG gCACGGGCAAGCTGGGCTTCTCTTTCGTGCGCATCACGGCCCTGCTTATTGCGGGCAACCGTCTCTGGGTGGGCACCGGCAATGGAGTCGTCATCTCCATCCCACTGACTGAGA ctGTGGTCCTGCACCGAGGCCAGCTCTTGGGGCTCCGAG CCAACAAGACATCGCCCACATCTGGGGAGGGGGCCCGCCCAGGGGGCGTCATCCATGTGTACGGCGACGACAGCACTGACAAATCGGCCAGCAGCTTCATCCCCTACTGCTCCATGGCCCAGGCCCAGCTCTGCTTCCATGGGCACCGGGATGCCGTCAAGTTCTTTGTCTCGGTGCCAG GGAATGTGCTGGCCACTCTCAACGGCAGCGTGCTGGACAGCCCGTCCGAGAGCCCTGGGCCCGCTGCCCCCACTGCAGATGCCGAGGGCCAGAAGCTGAAGAACGTGCTGGTGCTGAGCGGTGGGGAGGGCTACATTGACTTCCGCATCG GTGATGGAGAAGACGATGAGACGGAGGAGAGTGCGGCGGATGTGAGCCAGGTGAAGCCCATGCTGTCCAAGGCCGAACGCAGCCACATCATCGTGTGGCAGGTGTCCTACTCCCCTGAGTGA